A genome region from Christensenella minuta includes the following:
- a CDS encoding restriction endonuclease subunit S has protein sequence MYKSWFVDFEPFDNVCPSDWGNGCVDDIAEFYDSMRKPLSSLERADMERIYPYYGAVSIVDYVDDFIFDGEYLLLSEDGIYVVDENGHPLLQHITGKFWANNHAHILKGKSGFNEDSLYLFLANTNMAPIVTGAAQPKINQANLKSFSITIPTSEVIENFNALIQPFFDQRLSNEAEVKKLESLKDLLLSRLVN, from the coding sequence GATTGGGGAAATGGCTGTGTTGATGATATTGCCGAGTTCTATGATTCAATGCGTAAACCGCTTTCCTCATTAGAACGAGCCGATATGGAACGGATATATCCCTATTATGGAGCAGTCTCCATTGTCGATTATGTCGATGACTTCATTTTTGACGGAGAATATCTACTTCTAAGCGAAGATGGAATTTATGTTGTTGATGAAAATGGTCATCCACTTCTGCAACATATTACTGGAAAGTTTTGGGCAAACAATCACGCTCATATTCTCAAAGGGAAATCCGGTTTCAACGAAGACAGTTTGTATCTGTTTTTGGCAAATACAAATATGGCTCCCATTGTTACTGGTGCAGCACAGCCAAAAATCAATCAAGCTAACCTAAAGAGTTTCTCAATTACGATACCTACCAGCGAAGTAATTGAGAATTTCAACGCTCTTATTCAGCCATTTTTTGACCAAAGACTTTCAAACGAGGCAGAGGTCAAAAAACTGGAAAGTCTCAAAGACTTGCTTTTAAGTCGCCTGGTAAACTAA
- a CDS encoding restriction endonuclease subunit S, which produces MKSNYKQLGQFIRQVDVRNSEGKEENLLGVSVQKKFIPSIANTVGTDFKKYKVVKKGQFTYIPDTSRRGDKIGIALLEDDEEGLVSNVYTVFEIIDEKQLIPEYLMLWFSRPEFDRYARFKSHGSVREVMDWDEMCKVELPVPPYEKQKKIVDGYKAITERIALKQKINDNLAA; this is translated from the coding sequence ATGAAATCGAATTATAAACAGTTGGGGCAATTTATCCGTCAGGTTGATGTTAGAAATTCTGAGGGAAAAGAAGAAAATTTACTTGGTGTTTCTGTTCAAAAGAAATTTATTCCATCTATTGCAAATACAGTTGGAACGGATTTTAAGAAATATAAAGTGGTAAAAAAAGGACAGTTTACATATATTCCAGATACATCAAGACGAGGAGATAAAATAGGGATTGCTCTGTTGGAAGATGATGAGGAAGGACTTGTAAGTAATGTTTATACAGTCTTTGAGATAATAGATGAGAAACAACTTATTCCGGAGTATTTAATGCTTTGGTTTAGCAGACCGGAATTTGATAGGTATGCCCGCTTTAAGTCACACGGAAGTGTACGAGAAGTTATGGATTGGGACGAAATGTGTAAGGTAGAGTTACCAGTTCCGCCCTATGAAAAGCAAAAAAAGATTGTAGACGGATATAAGGCAATTACAGAAAGAATTGCTTTAAAGCAGAAGATAAATGATAATTTAGCGGCTTAG
- a CDS encoding type I restriction-modification system subunit M: protein MARAAKPKKEISMEEALWKSADKLRGSVEPAEYKHVVLSLFFLKFASDKFEECRNKIIATHGEKYADMKPFYTQENVFYLPEESRWKYIIENAKQDDIALKIDTALYTIEKNNPALKGALPDNYYSRLHIDTAKLASLLDEINRINTDDKENDIIGRVYEYFLSKFALAEGKGKGEFYTPKCIVNLIAEMLEPYDGILYDPCCGSGGMFVQSIKFVEAHSGNKKKVSIYGQEYTNTTFKLAKMNLAIRGISANLGEMAANTFTNDQHKDLKADFIMANPPFNQKQWRAENELVDDPRWNGYEVPPTSNANYGWILNIVSKLSQNGVAGFLLANGALSDDGTELKIRQQLIENHLVEAIIILPRNLFYTTDISVTLWVLNKNKKARVVEQNGKLKRYRDREDEILFMDLRQMGSPYEKKYIELTEEDRAKVTSVYHNWQQEGYEETYENVPEFCYSASFDEVKEKGFTLVPSRYIEFVNRDENIDFDTKMKSLQGELKELLVQEEKSKSDLLAVFKELGYEIEL from the coding sequence ATGGCAAGGGCTGCTAAACCAAAGAAAGAAATATCAATGGAAGAAGCACTTTGGAAAAGTGCTGATAAACTGAGAGGTTCTGTTGAGCCTGCGGAGTATAAGCACGTTGTTCTGAGTTTATTCTTCCTTAAATTTGCCAGTGACAAGTTTGAGGAATGCCGTAATAAGATTATTGCTACACACGGCGAAAAGTATGCGGATATGAAACCGTTTTATACTCAGGAAAATGTATTCTATCTGCCTGAAGAAAGCCGTTGGAAGTACATTATTGAAAATGCAAAGCAGGACGATATTGCCCTGAAGATAGATACAGCACTTTATACGATTGAAAAGAACAACCCGGCACTGAAAGGTGCTTTGCCGGATAACTATTACTCCCGCTTACATATTGATACGGCAAAGTTGGCTTCTTTGCTTGATGAAATCAATCGTATCAATACAGATGATAAAGAGAACGACATTATAGGTCGTGTATATGAGTATTTCCTTAGTAAGTTTGCTCTTGCAGAAGGAAAAGGTAAAGGAGAGTTCTACACACCAAAGTGTATTGTAAATCTGATTGCCGAAATGCTTGAGCCTTACGATGGAATACTTTATGACCCTTGTTGCGGTTCGGGCGGCATGTTTGTGCAGTCCATCAAGTTCGTAGAAGCACATAGCGGTAATAAAAAGAAAGTGTCTATTTACGGTCAGGAATACACAAATACCACTTTCAAACTGGCAAAAATGAACTTAGCTATCCGTGGTATTTCTGCAAATCTTGGAGAGATGGCAGCCAATACATTTACCAACGACCAACACAAAGACCTTAAAGCAGATTTCATTATGGCAAACCCACCTTTCAATCAGAAGCAGTGGAGAGCCGAGAATGAGCTTGTAGACGACCCTCGTTGGAATGGATATGAAGTTCCACCAACAAGCAACGCAAACTATGGTTGGATACTGAATATTGTTTCTAAACTTTCACAAAACGGTGTGGCAGGTTTTCTGCTTGCCAATGGTGCATTATCTGATGATGGTACAGAGCTGAAAATCAGGCAGCAGCTTATAGAAAATCACTTGGTAGAAGCGATTATTATTCTTCCGAGAAACCTTTTCTACACCACTGACATCAGCGTTACCCTTTGGGTACTCAATAAGAATAAAAAGGCTCGTGTTGTGGAACAGAACGGAAAGCTCAAACGCTATCGTGACCGAGAAGATGAAATACTCTTTATGGATTTACGACAGATGGGCAGTCCTTATGAGAAGAAGTACATTGAATTGACAGAGGAGGATAGAGCCAAAGTTACAAGTGTATATCATAACTGGCAGCAGGAAGGCTATGAGGAAACTTATGAGAATGTACCAGAGTTTTGTTATTCTGCTTCTTTTGATGAAGTAAAGGAAAAAGGATTTACTCTTGTGCCGAGCAGATATATTGAGTTTGTTAATCGTGATGAGAACATCGACTTTGATACAAAAATGAAGTCATTGCAGGGAGAACTTAAAGAACTTCTTGTTCAAGAGGAAAAATCCAAATCAGATTTGCTTGCTGTATTTAAGGAGTTGGGATATGAAATCGAATTATAA
- a CDS encoding helix-turn-helix domain-containing protein, which produces MKICYNKLQKLMIDNQMKRQDLMRAAEITSYAATKINKNEPVSLEVLMRICQVFHCDIGDICEVILDED; this is translated from the coding sequence ATGAAGATATGCTATAACAAACTTCAAAAACTTATGATTGACAATCAAATGAAAAGACAGGATTTAATGCGTGCAGCCGAAATTACATCATACGCTGCAACGAAGATAAATAAGAATGAGCCGGTATCTCTTGAAGTACTGATGAGGATATGTCAGGTGTTTCACTGCGACATCGGAGATATATGCGAAGTTATTTTAGATGAAGATTAA
- a CDS encoding helix-turn-helix domain-containing protein — MKLDTIGKNIRKFRLARKLRQEDLAEKTDLTTNYIGMVERGEKIPSLETFIKIVNALGVSSDMVLTDVLETGYTVKNSMLNEKLEKLVPEDRNRIYEVIDTLVKQSKQILP, encoded by the coding sequence ATGAAGCTCGATACAATCGGCAAGAATATAAGAAAGTTCCGACTTGCAAGGAAATTACGCCAAGAAGATTTGGCTGAGAAAACAGATTTGACAACAAATTATATTGGTATGGTTGAGCGTGGAGAGAAAATTCCGTCACTCGAAACTTTCATAAAGATAGTAAATGCTTTAGGTGTATCATCGGATATGGTTCTTACAGATGTTCTGGAAACGGGATATACAGTCAAGAACTCAATGCTGAATGAGAAGCTTGAAAAACTTGTTCCTGAAGATAGAAACAGAATTTATGAAGTCATAGATACACTTGTGAAGCAGTCAAAGCAAATACTTCCATAA